A stretch of the Zeugodacus cucurbitae isolate PBARC_wt_2022May chromosome 6, idZeuCucr1.2, whole genome shotgun sequence genome encodes the following:
- the LOC105219900 gene encoding putative nuclease HARBI1 — MELSSVLFKENFRLSNDAFMYVFDNIKETCPYQLSSSISPMLKLCCILRFLAHESYQQTVGNDFILGFAQPTVSLILNEKLPILETTICSLWIKTDISEQHKQLTRRKFYTNSGVPNLVGCVDGTHVAIIAPSENRHLYLNRKGFFSINAMIACDHDMVIRCVDARYGSSHDSFVGDHNSVYLDILGDSGYPLHEYLWTPYRNALSGTVESQFIKKHAKPRNVVESTIGVLKCRFRCILGERKLRYSPSKATMIINVCCALHNIC, encoded by the exons ATGGAACTTTCTTCCGTATT aTTTAAGGAAAACTTTCGGCTAAGCAAtgatgcatttatgtatgtgtttgacAATATAAAGGAAACATGTCCTTATCAGCTATCGTCGTCAATATCGCCAATGTTGAAATTGTGTTGCATTCTTCGATTTCTGGCTCACGAGAGCTATCAACAAACAGTGGGAAATGATTTCATATTAGGTTTTGCGCAGCCTACTGTTTCattaattttgaatgaaaagcTCCCAATATTGGAAACCACTATTTGCAGTCTATGGATCAAAACGGATATAAGTGAACAACATAAACAACTGAcaagaagaaaattttatacCAATTCAGGAGTTCCAAATTTGGTTGGTTGCGTTGATGGAACGCATGTTGCGATTATTGCTCCAAGTGAAAATAGGCACTTATATCTAAATCGAAAGGGATTTTTCAGCATAAACGCAATGATT gcGTGCGATCATGATATGGTAATAAGGTGCGTTGATGCAAGATATGGATCTTCCCACGACTCATTTGT AGGAGATCACAATTCAGTTTATTTag ATATTTTAGGTGATTCCGGTTATCCACTACATGAGTACCTATGGACACCTTACCGAAATGCTTTATCAGGAACAGTGGaatcacaatttattaaaaaacatgcAAAGCCAAGGAACGTAGTTGAAAGTACTATTGGAGTGCTAAAATGCCGTTTTCGTTGTATACTAGGTGAACGTAAACTTCGATATTCCCCTAGTAAAGCAACAATGATTATTAATGTGTGCTGTGCTTTACACAATATTTGTTAA